A window of the Streptomyces luomodiensis genome harbors these coding sequences:
- a CDS encoding SigB/SigF/SigG family RNA polymerase sigma factor, which translates to MTTATQDMARPRTGPGKHPHDDAPDTSAEFAQLARLPEGPEKEALRGRVVEAWMPMAERLARQYRNRGESLEDLQQVAALGLVKAVKRYDPEHGTAFVGFAVPTIVGEIKRHFRDHLWVLHVPRRVQDLRNRVRAADRELSHSLDDRPPRAQDIAERTGLTEKEVRTGMEAMGSFTPLSLDAQLPGSDDGYSLADTLGAQEPAYDRVVDREAVRPGLTRLPDRERQILYLRFFCDMTQSRIAEQLGISQMHVSRLINRTCSTLRAQALAEAG; encoded by the coding sequence GTGACGACCGCGACGCAGGACATGGCACGACCCCGGACCGGCCCCGGGAAGCACCCGCATGACGACGCGCCCGACACCAGCGCCGAGTTCGCGCAGCTGGCCCGCCTCCCGGAGGGGCCCGAGAAGGAGGCGCTGCGCGGGCGGGTGGTGGAGGCGTGGATGCCGATGGCCGAGCGGCTGGCCCGGCAGTACCGCAACCGCGGCGAGTCCCTGGAGGACCTCCAGCAGGTGGCGGCGCTCGGCCTGGTGAAGGCGGTCAAGCGGTACGACCCGGAACACGGCACCGCCTTCGTCGGGTTCGCGGTGCCCACCATCGTCGGTGAGATCAAGCGTCACTTCCGGGACCACCTGTGGGTGCTGCACGTCCCCCGCCGGGTCCAGGACCTGCGCAACCGGGTGCGGGCCGCCGACCGGGAGCTGTCCCATTCGCTGGACGACCGGCCGCCGCGGGCCCAGGACATCGCCGAGCGCACCGGTCTGACCGAGAAGGAGGTGCGCACCGGTATGGAGGCCATGGGCAGCTTCACCCCGCTGTCCCTGGACGCCCAGCTGCCCGGCTCCGACGACGGCTACTCCCTGGCCGACACGCTCGGCGCCCAGGAGCCCGCGTACGACCGGGTGGTGGACCGCGAGGCCGTACGGCCCGGACTCACCCGGCTCCCCGACCGGGAGCGGCAGATCCTCTACCTGCGGTTCTTCTGCGATATGACCCAGAGCCGGATCGCCGAGCAGCTGGGCATCTCCCAGATGCACGTCTCACGGCTCATCAACCGCACATGCTCGACGCTGCGCGCCCAGGCGCTGGCCGAGGCCGGCTGA